A genome region from Vicia villosa cultivar HV-30 ecotype Madison, WI unplaced genomic scaffold, Vvil1.0 ctg.000606F_1_1, whole genome shotgun sequence includes the following:
- the LOC131629809 gene encoding uncharacterized protein LOC131629809, producing the protein MDGTTRYKIEVGVLHAGTKCKFVLWDKESEDLLEVSASHMRETMFKAGIFDPLDFPLALDKLLNLELAFKVKWQPDWSNCSVIMLVKDKPIVDQLKAEWVDATTVNTQQLSTPVNHIKESVDEAVPIDDSDIVTDPEITSKLHCEPVTPTAKRQSPDPSIESTGHATHSEGDLSSTKLKKQTRITRKLVKIEK; encoded by the exons ATGGATGGTACTACCAG GTATAAAATTGAGGTTGGTGTTCTTCATGCTGGTACAAAATGCAAGTTTGTTTTGTGGGACAAAGAGAGTGAGGACCTATTGGAAGTATCGGCTTCTCATATGCGCGAAACCATGTTTAAG GCTGGAATATTTGATCCCCTCGATTTTCCACTGGCACTTGACAAGCTCCTGAATCTGGAGCTTGCCTTCAAAGTCAAGTGGCAACCAGATTGGTCTAATTGCTCGGTCATCATGTTAGTTAAAGATAAACCTATTGTGGATCAACTCAAAGCTGAATGGGTGGATGCAACTACAGTTAATACACAACAGCTTTCCACCCCTGTCAACCAT ATCAAAGAGAGTGTTGATGAGGCCGTTCCTATTGATGATTCCGACATTGTTACG GATCctgaaataacttcaaaattgcACTGTGAACCAGTCACACCTACGGCTAAAAGACAGAGCCCCGATCCATCCATTGAATCTACAGGTCATGCAACACACAGCGAAGGAGATTTGTCTTCGACTAAACTTAAGAAACAGACCAGAATCACTAGGAAATTAGTGAAGattgaaaaatag
- the LOC131629810 gene encoding uncharacterized protein LOC131629810: MDANPFNGHDSTTTLARKRRMILLSKKKLANHHQNKENEPTSTPTAGTLAASSKATAPRFPLQPTTSNDSHTLPSQQHLEILQNKKRSRIIAANGVNLFNRFNNADTTPSSHVGESSNISKRQKITQKQLLITTPTALKNSHTSPGITNPHHVSYHNPNVSRTSYSSDDTNGDSEDCDSFGHDSDSDESVEPQDICDQHNQSYSDFGDPVWECLICQSCMWYAERKNMRKNTTVPKFELCCRSGKIVLPYMKQPPLLLEKLLHHKTDPESKNFQANIRTYNAMFSFTSPGMKFDTNIPKGGGPPTMRLHGQTCHRIGSLVPPQGALPKYAQLYIYDTDHEITNRMRCFKDNTSIETSVVAKLKSMLDEVNVLVKAFRMARDMFKANPCVELRLKLISDRHDDGRVYNMPTVAEVAALIVGDVDTGEMRDLVVQYQSGKLQRIDEFNPSYLSYQYPLIFCYGEDGYRNNILHKFQHETTVTRKNRQSIKDWLCFRLQERKHEPKTLLYSRKLFQQFLVDGYAMMESERLNWLRKNQSKLRFGKYNNLQQTCDQGAHNPGNKQGKRVVLPSSFVGRKRYMDQLYFDGMAISSRLGFLDLFITFTCNPNWPEITRLLSPKNLKPHDRPDIVAKVFNIKFKELMVDLTKKNILGKVMAFMYTIEFQKRGLPHAHILIFLHPQSKYPTPSDIDNIICAEIPDPEVHPVLYALVKSHMIHGPCGLSWPDSRCMRNRQCSKYYPKNFTENTVVNAEGYPLYRRRSHTHVITKNNIKLDNRNVVPYNTRLLLKYQAHINMEWCNQCTSIKYLFKYIHKGYDRIGASVVASKTNNGLQHECVDEIKQYLDCRYVSPSEACWRIFSYKVHGRKPAVERMFFHLIGEKAVYYKDCEQMEHVLESASVTESMFTSWLIANATYAEARSLTYGEFVTKFVYVKRNRMWKPRKRGFTIGRLVWVPPTTGELFYLRMMLTVAKGPTCYEDIRRVGETQYDTFREACFAMGFLDDDREYICALKEASAWGTGHYLRKLFVVMLLSGAVNRPAHVWKESWIILSDGLLYEQKQIANNPDLTLPDDAIQQLTLIEIEKMLQLNHRTLHDFKPIPYPNDYVIQQLGNRLIYDERQYNIQDMKAEFDNLFKCLTDEQRKIFDQIMDAINKQQGGVFFLHGYGGTGKTYMWRTLASALRSKHEIFLTVATSGIASLLLPGGRTAHSKFKLPVPCLDNSTCKINFNDPSAGLLREAKLIIWDEAPMAHKYCFETLDRTLKDVMSSYGNSETIFGGKVVIFGGDFRQILPVVPGGSRSDIVHSTINASYIWHYVKVLNMTKNMRLSSGPTEQDKKEIADFSNWLLKIGEGRISEPNDGYANIDIPPELLITDFDDPIQAIVDSTYPDFLNCYQSSDYLKNRVILASTLDIVDSINDHILAIMPGETRDYYSSNSVDRSEIHDSNILQVLSPEFLSSLRTSGLPNHHLKLKVGTPIMLMRNIDQSQGLCNGTRLIITNMAAHVLEAKLMGDQNNGKVIYIPRMDMSPSQSPWPFKLSRRQFPVIVAYAMTINKSQGQSLDWVGLYIPRDVFTHGQIYVAVSQVTTKRGIKILIHDDKNHPKHSTCNVVYKEVFNNI; encoded by the exons ATGGATGCTAACCCCTTTAATGGACATGATTCCACTACAACTCTTGCAAGAAAAAGGAGGATGATTTTGTTGTCTAAAAAGAAACTCGCTAACCATCACCAGAACAAAGAAAACGAACCAACATCAACACCTACTGCTGGTACTTTGGCCGCCTCTTCCAAGGCCACTGCACCAAGATTTCCTCTCCAGCCAACTACCTCTAACGATTCCCACACTCTACCATCTCAACAACATTTAGAGATTTTGCAAAACAAAAAAAGATCAAGAATTATTGCTGCCAATGGGGTGAATCTGTTCAACCGTTTCAACAATGCCGACACTACTCCTTCGTCCCATGTGGGTGAATCATCAAACATCAGCAAGCGTCAAAAAATCACCCAAAAACAACTACTCATTACAACCCCTACTGCTCTTAAAAATTCACACACTTCTCCTGGTATAACAAATCCACATCATGTATCGTATCATAATCCTAATGTAAGTCGAACAAGTTATTCCTCCGATGATACCAATGGAGATTCTGAAGATTGCGACTCATTTGGACACGACTCTGATTCAGATGAATCCGTGGAACCTCAGGATATTTGTGATCAACACAACCAGT CTTATTCTGACTTTGGTGACCCGGTGTGGGAATGTTTAATTTGCCAATCTTGCATGTGGTATGCAGAGCGCAAGAATATGAGAAAAAATACCACTGTTCCAAAATTCGAATTGTGTTGCAGGAGCGGTAAAATTGTTTTACCATACATGAAACAACCACCGTTACTATTAGAAAAGTTACTTCATCACAAAACTGATCCTGAGAGCAAGAACTTTCAGGCCAATATAAGGACATACAACGCAATGTTTTCTTTTACTTCTCCAGGGATGAAATTTGACACCAACATTCCCAAGGGAGGAGGTCCTCCAACGATGCGCCTACACGGTCAAACATGTCACCGGATAGGCAGTCTTGTACCACCGCAGGGTGCGCTGCCAAAATATGCCCAATTGTACATTTATGACACTGACCACGAGATCACGAATAGAATGCGTTGCTTCAA GGACAATACATCTATTGAAACATCTGTTGTAGCTAAGTTAAAGAGCATGTTGGATGAAGTTAATGTTCTGGTGAAAGCGTTTAGAATGGCACGTGATATGTTTAAGGCCAATCCATGCGTTGAATTAAGGCTGAAACTAATCAGTGATAGACATGACGATGGTCGTGTGTATAATATGCCAACAGTTGCGGAGGTTGCTGCGCTTATTGTTGGAGATGTTGACACAGGTGAAATGAGAGACCTTGTGGTCCAATACCAGAGTGGTAAATTACAAAGAATTGATGAGTTCAATCCAAGTTATCTTTCATATCAATACCCATTGATTTTTTGCTACGGTGAAGATGGTTACCGAAATAATATCCTTCACAAGTTTCAACATGAGACAACTGTTACAAGGAAGAATAGGCAATCTATCAAGGATTGGCTGTGTTTTCGTCTCCAAGAACGAAAACATGAACCTAAAACATTATTGTACTCAAGGAAACTTTTCCAACAATTTTTGGTTGATGGTTACGCTATGATGGAATCAGAACGTCTCAATTGGCTGcgaaaaaatcaatcaaaattaaGGTTCGGAAAATACAATAATTTGCAGCAAACGTGTGACCAGGGAGCTCATAATCCAGGTAACAAACAAGGTAAGCGTGTTGTTCTACCTTCTTCATTTGTGGGAAGAAAAcgatacatggatcaactttactTCGATGGTATGGCCATTTCAAGCAGGTTGGGGTTCCTAGATTTGTTTATCACGTTCACATGCAACCCAAATTGGCCTGAGATTACCCGGTTGCTGTCCCCAAAAAACTTAAAACCCCATGACAGGCCTGACATTGTTGCTAAAGTTTTCAACATCAAATTTAAGGAGCTTATGGTTGacctaacaaaaaaaaatattcttgGCAAAGTTATGGCAT TTATGTATACAATTGAGTTTCAAAAGAGAGGATTACCCCATGCACACATTTTGATCTTCTTGCACCCCCAGAGCAAGTATCCAACTCCGTCCGACATTGATAACATAATTTGTGCGGAGATTCCTGATCCTGAAGTTCATCCTGTTTTATACGCACTGGTGAAATCCCATATGATACATGGACCGTGCGGTCTTTCTTGGCCTGATTCACGCTGTATGAGAAATCGTCAATGTTCAAAATATTATCCTAAAAATTTCACCGAAAATACAGTTGTTAATGCTGAAGGTTATCCATTATATAGAAGAAGATCACACACCCATGtaattacaaaaaataatatcAAGCTAGATAATAGAAATGTTGTCCCCTATAACACTCGGTTATTGTTGAAATATCAAGCACATATTAATATGGAATGGTGTAACCAATGCACTTCTATCAAGTATCTATTCAAATACATTCACAAAGGATATGACAGAATCGGTGCAAGTGTGGTTGCTTCTAAGACAAACAACGGACTACAACATGAATGTGTAGATGAGATCAAGCAATATCTAGATTGTAGGTATGTTTCTCCGAGTGAGGCGTGTTGGCGAATATTTTCATACAAGGTTCATGGAAGGAAACCTGCTGTTGAGCGAATGTTTTTCCATCTCATCGGTGAAAAGGCTGTCTATTATAAAGATTGTGAACAAATGGAGCATGTATTAGAAAGTGCAAGCGTAACAGAATCCATGTTCACGTCTTGGCTTATAGCAAATGCAACATATGCGGAAGCCCGGTCATTAACATATGGTGAATTTGTTACAAAGTTTGTTTATGTTAAGAGAAACAGAATGTGGAAGCCACGTAAAAGAGGGTTCACTATCGGCCGTTTGGTGTGGGTTCCACCGACAACCGGTGAACTTTTCTATTTGAGGATGATGTTGACGGTGGCTAAAGGCCCAACTTGCTATGAAGATATCAGGAGGGTTGGTGAAACACAATATGATACCTTTAGAGAAGCATGCTTTGCTATGGGATTCTTAGATGATGATCGAGAATACATATGTGCGTTAAAGGAGGCAAGCGCTTGGGGTACAGGTCATTATCTTAGAAAGCTGTTTGTTGTTATGCTCTTATCAGGTGCTGTAAACCGTCCTGCCCATGTATGGAAGGAATCATGGATTATATTATCCGATGGTCTCTTGTACGAACAAAAACAAATTGCCAACAATCCAG ATTTAACATTACCGGATGATGCAATCCAGCAGCTGACATTGATAGAGATTGAAAAAATGCTGCAACTGAACCATCGCACCCTGCATGATTTCAAGCCCATTCCTTATCCGAATGACTATGTTATTCAACAACTGGGAAACCGGCTCATTTACGATGAAAGGCAGTACAATATCCAGGACATGAAGGCGGAATTTGATAACCTCTTCAAGTGTCTCACTG ACGAACAGAGGAAGATATTTGACCAAATCATGGATGCCATCAACAAACAACAAGGTGGTGTCTTCTTCCTACACGGTTACGGCGGAACCGGTAAGACATATATGTGGAGAACACTTGCAAGTGCACTGAGATCTAAGCATGAGATTTTTCTAACTGTTGCAACAAGTGGGATAGCATCTCTTCTGTTGCCAGGGGGTCGTACAGCTCATTCTAAGTTCAAGTTGCCAGTTCCATGTCTTGACAACTcaacttgcaaaattaatttcaatgacCCTAGCGCTGGTCTTCTAAGGGAGGCAAAGCTGATTATATGGGACGAAGCCCCGATGGCACACAAATATTGTTTTGAAACGCTGGACAGGACTTTGAAGGATGTCATGAGTAGTTACGGTAACTCGGAAACTATTTTCGGAGGCAAGGTCGTGATTTTTGGTGGGGATTTTCGTCAGATATTACCCGTTGTACCTGGAGGAAGTCGTTCTGACATTGTCCATTCAACAATTAATGCCTCCTACATTTGGCATTATGTAAAAGTCTTGAATATGACCAAAAACATGCGTCTATCCTCCGGACCAACTGAACAAGATAAAAAGGAAATTGCGGACTTCTCTAATTGGCTTTTAAAGATAGGAGAGGGACGAATTTCTGAACCTAACGACGGCTATGCTAACATAGACATACCACCCGAACTTTTAATTACGGACTTCGATGATCCTATTCAAGCTATAGTGGATAGTACATATCCTGATTTCTTAAATTGTTACCAATCAAGTGATTATCTAAAAAATAGGGTCATTCTTGCTTCAACTTTGGACATTGTTGACAGTATCAATGACCATATCCTTGCCATTATGCCAG GGGAAACAAGAGATTACTACAGCTCTAACTCAGTTGATCGATCGGAAATCCATGATAGCAACATTCTTCAGGTCCTTAGCCCAGAATTCCTCAGCTCCTTAAGAACCTCCGGCCTACCCAACCATCACTTAAAGTTAAAGGTTGGAACACCGATCATGCTTATGCGAAACATTGATCAATCCCAAGGTCTGTGTAATGGGACAAGGCTTATAATAACCAATATGGCTGCTCATGTGCTTGAGGCCAAATTGATGGGTGATCAAAATAATGGGAAGGTTATATACATCCCGCGAATGGATATGTCCCCGTCTCAATCTCCTTGGCCATTCAAGTTATCGAGACGTCAATTTCCTGTTATTGTAGCCTACGCCATGACCATTAACAAATCACAAGGGCAATCGTTGGATTGGGTTGGACTGTATATACCTCGGGATGTTTTCACACATGGACAGATTTATGTTGCCGTTTCACAAGTTACAACTAAAAGAGGTATCAAGATTTTGATACATGATGATAAAAACCACCCAAAGCATTCAACATGTAATGTTGTATATAAGGAGGTTTTTAACAACATCTAG